Proteins from a genomic interval of Paenibacillus sp. RC334:
- a CDS encoding MerR family transcriptional regulator has translation MNQTLHEPKYTVKDVSEITGLTKHTIRYYDDQQLIPFVSRDGRNNRLFSDHDLDWLRMVHCFRISGLPISEVKHYIAMCLQGDETIPERAELVVKQEKELEAKIHEYNLQLMHIKEKKAYYESVLAGQLDDTWNPVNNNPECGEKYDIPEHIKSASKVHA, from the coding sequence TTGAATCAGACATTACATGAACCTAAATATACGGTAAAAGATGTATCTGAAATAACTGGCCTTACAAAACATACGATTCGTTACTATGATGACCAACAATTAATACCATTCGTTTCGAGAGACGGCAGAAACAATCGCTTATTCTCTGACCATGATCTGGATTGGTTGCGAATGGTGCATTGCTTTCGTATTTCAGGATTGCCGATTTCAGAAGTCAAACATTACATTGCTATGTGTTTGCAAGGTGATGAGACGATTCCTGAAAGGGCTGAGCTTGTTGTAAAACAAGAAAAAGAACTAGAAGCGAAGATTCATGAATACAACCTTCAATTAATGCACATAAAAGAGAAGAAGGCTTACTACGAAAGTGTCTTGGCTGGTCAATTGGACGATACCTGGAATCCAGTTAACAATAACCCAGAATGTGGAGAAAAATACGATATACCAGAACATATCAAATCAGCGTCAAAAGTTCATGCATGA